One window from the genome of Marinobacter sp. LV10R510-11A encodes:
- a CDS encoding ATP-binding protein, producing the protein MRRWGIRKKVLVVTLVPTLLTTLMLGLFFTYSWVTNIESLLKDRGESLSRQLSAGSEYGLFTANRSLLSSLSTALLEEQDVRSITFFDSDRRRLLHTGPGSSDNLDSKELASEQASRIARTTSTLFVTPVFLQDLMIQNMLDPDARQSASQQREPLGWVAVEMSHTRTEKETYKALLISLLLILGGVVFSLLITLRLSRAFTGPVFELNEAVAKLKQGKLDTRIHTGAGPEFEQLESGLNAMAEELSKAQAEMQQNIDQATEDLRETLETIEIQNIELDFARKEALEASRIKSEFLANMSHEIRTPLNGIIGFTELLLKSPLPRQQRDHLSTIRKSSEILLTIINDILDFSKIEAGKLILDRVPFQLRDIVEEVMVMLAPAAHSKNLDLVPLVYNDVPDNIMGDPLRVKQVITNLVNNAIKFTQTGEVVLRASLEDEDKENNRVTLRLSITDSGVGLSRAQQQSLFNAFSQADASTARQYGGTGLGLAISKRLVEEMGGQIGLQSELGKGSTFWFTLTPELSSSGEAIAPRDALRGERVIYLEHQKTCGLAVEHILRDWGMIVDRAASPGAMQEQIEKAQKSQSGYAAAIIGITRHLLNSSQYCGLVRTLEVERDCRTLLLTPTLEIHDTLLSGLPSGHLTKPVCREALYDELLLLVHGINTSGQGISRQDHTARLPASVTTPRVLAVDDNEANLKLVMTLLQDYQIGAEGASSGFEALSKARKKPFDLVFMDLQMPGMDGVETTDRIREMDNRSHRTTIIALTAHALADEQERLIRQGFDGYLPKPISSAQLAETILDCTGFECQSAGETGQIHVPEVRDTRRALRPSTRKMQQECVSVDEGIQLAAGKADLAEELFSMLLEQLSTDLNRVEQLWNGNDLENLLECVHKLHGATRYCGVPELRSAANRLETALKRSAPDMELHKNQLISAIERLQIWSDQTDWQKMFRQHHQPTETN; encoded by the coding sequence ATGCGACGTTGGGGCATTCGCAAAAAAGTGCTGGTGGTAACTTTGGTTCCCACCCTACTCACGACTCTGATGCTGGGGCTGTTTTTTACCTACAGCTGGGTTACCAATATTGAAAGCCTGCTGAAGGATCGCGGAGAGTCACTTTCACGCCAGCTTTCTGCCGGCTCGGAATACGGCCTATTCACTGCGAATCGCAGCCTGCTAAGCAGCCTTTCCACCGCCCTGCTGGAAGAGCAGGATGTGCGCTCAATTACATTCTTCGACAGCGACCGCCGCCGTTTGTTGCATACTGGCCCGGGCAGCTCTGACAATCTTGACAGCAAAGAACTGGCTAGCGAACAGGCTAGCCGTATTGCCAGAACAACCAGTACCCTCTTTGTTACACCGGTTTTCCTTCAGGATCTGATGATCCAGAACATGCTAGATCCCGACGCCCGGCAGTCTGCTTCGCAACAACGCGAGCCTTTAGGCTGGGTGGCCGTGGAAATGTCTCACACTCGCACCGAAAAAGAGACATACAAGGCACTGCTGATCTCTCTGTTGCTGATATTGGGCGGGGTTGTTTTCAGCCTTCTAATTACACTTCGGCTAAGCCGAGCCTTTACAGGCCCGGTGTTCGAACTGAACGAAGCCGTGGCAAAACTGAAACAAGGCAAGCTTGATACCCGCATCCATACAGGCGCGGGCCCGGAGTTCGAACAGCTTGAATCGGGCCTTAACGCCATGGCGGAGGAGCTGAGCAAAGCACAGGCAGAAATGCAGCAGAATATCGACCAGGCAACCGAAGATCTGCGGGAGACACTGGAAACGATTGAAATCCAGAACATCGAGCTGGACTTCGCGCGCAAGGAAGCCCTTGAGGCCAGCCGCATCAAGTCTGAATTTCTGGCGAACATGTCCCACGAGATCCGAACTCCGCTTAACGGCATTATCGGTTTTACCGAGTTACTGCTTAAAAGCCCCTTGCCCCGCCAGCAAAGAGATCACCTGAGCACCATTCGCAAGTCTTCGGAAATTCTTCTCACCATCATCAACGATATTCTGGATTTCTCGAAGATTGAAGCCGGCAAGCTGATCCTCGATCGCGTGCCCTTCCAGCTTAGGGATATTGTGGAAGAAGTGATGGTGATGCTGGCCCCCGCCGCCCACAGCAAAAACCTGGATCTTGTACCTCTGGTGTACAACGACGTGCCAGATAACATTATGGGCGACCCTCTGCGGGTTAAGCAGGTGATCACCAACTTGGTCAACAATGCCATCAAGTTTACCCAGACAGGCGAGGTGGTGCTGCGCGCAAGCCTTGAAGACGAGGATAAGGAAAACAACCGGGTGACTCTGCGCTTGAGCATCACCGATTCTGGCGTGGGGCTTTCCCGTGCCCAGCAGCAGTCCCTGTTCAATGCGTTCAGCCAGGCCGACGCATCAACTGCGCGGCAGTACGGTGGTACGGGCCTTGGTTTGGCCATTTCCAAGCGCCTGGTAGAAGAAATGGGAGGTCAGATTGGCTTGCAGAGCGAGCTGGGGAAAGGCTCCACGTTCTGGTTTACCCTAACACCAGAGCTTTCCTCAAGCGGAGAGGCGATTGCCCCCCGGGACGCTCTGCGAGGTGAACGCGTTATTTATTTGGAGCATCAGAAAACCTGCGGCCTTGCTGTTGAACACATTTTACGTGACTGGGGCATGATCGTGGATCGCGCTGCGTCCCCTGGTGCCATGCAGGAACAGATTGAGAAAGCCCAGAAGAGCCAGTCGGGCTATGCCGCTGCCATTATCGGGATTACCCGGCACCTGCTTAACTCGAGCCAGTACTGTGGGCTAGTGCGGACTCTGGAGGTTGAGCGTGACTGCCGCACGCTGCTGCTTACACCCACTTTGGAAATTCACGACACGCTGCTGTCAGGCTTGCCCAGCGGCCACCTGACAAAGCCCGTATGCCGCGAGGCGCTGTATGATGAGTTGCTTCTTCTGGTGCACGGCATCAACACCTCTGGACAGGGCATTTCACGCCAAGATCATACGGCGCGTCTCCCGGCCTCCGTTACTACGCCTAGAGTGCTGGCCGTGGACGATAACGAGGCCAACCTGAAACTGGTCATGACCCTGTTGCAGGACTACCAGATAGGCGCGGAAGGTGCATCGAGTGGCTTTGAAGCTCTGAGCAAAGCTCGGAAAAAACCTTTTGATCTTGTGTTCATGGATCTTCAAATGCCGGGCATGGACGGCGTGGAAACCACAGACCGTATTCGTGAAATGGATAACAGAAGCCACAGAACAACGATCATCGCACTCACAGCACATGCACTGGCTGATGAGCAGGAACGCTTGATTCGACAAGGGTTTGATGGCTACCTGCCCAAGCCCATTAGTAGCGCGCAGCTTGCAGAAACCATACTCGACTGCACCGGCTTTGAGTGCCAGAGTGCCGGTGAGACTGGCCAGATTCATGTACCAGAAGTGCGGGATACAAGGCGCGCTTTGCGCCCCTCCACCCGCAAAATGCAGCAAGAATGCGTGAGCGTGGATGAGGGCATCCAATTGGCTGCGGGCAAGGCTGATTTGGCAGAAGAATTGTTTAGCATGCTGCTAGAACAGCTCTCTACAGACCTCAACAGAGTTGAACAACTCTGGAACGGGAACGACTTGGAGAACCTGCTGGAATGCGTGCATAAGCTGCATGGCGCAACTCGTTACTGCGGGGTTCCGGAGCTACGCTCTGCCGCGAATCGCCTAGAAACGGCACTCAAACGCTCAGCTCCAGACATGGAATTACACAAAAACCAATTGATCTCGGCCATTGAGAGATTGCAGATCTGGAGTGATCAGACCGACTGGCAGAAAATGTTCCGGCAACACCATCAGCCGACTGAAACCAACTGA
- the pdxJ gene encoding pyridoxine 5'-phosphate synthase, whose translation MNPRVLLGINIDHIATLREARGTRYPDPVQAALMAEEAGADSITIHPREDRRHIQDRDVLLLKQVLQTKMNLEMAVTDAMIEFAEQVRPECVCLVPEKREELTTEGGLDVEGQQERVANACDRLARLGAEVSLFIDPDRAQIDAAVRCGAPVIELHTGEYAEAVGVEAQEAAFKALADAVTYARKKGLIVNAGHGLNYHNTERIAVIPGINELNIGHAIIARAVFCGLKEAVRDMAAILDRARGQA comes from the coding sequence ATGAATCCTAGAGTATTGCTTGGCATCAATATCGATCACATTGCCACTCTACGTGAGGCCCGGGGAACGCGTTATCCCGACCCAGTACAGGCTGCCCTGATGGCGGAGGAAGCCGGTGCAGACAGCATTACGATTCACCCTAGAGAAGATCGGCGCCATATCCAAGATCGTGATGTACTGCTGCTTAAGCAAGTACTACAGACTAAAATGAATCTCGAGATGGCGGTTACGGATGCCATGATTGAGTTTGCCGAACAAGTCCGGCCTGAGTGTGTGTGTCTGGTTCCGGAAAAGCGGGAAGAGCTGACCACCGAGGGCGGCCTGGATGTTGAAGGCCAGCAAGAGCGTGTGGCGAATGCCTGTGATCGCCTTGCTAGGTTAGGCGCAGAGGTCTCCCTGTTTATCGATCCGGATCGCGCGCAAATTGATGCCGCCGTGCGCTGCGGCGCTCCGGTTATCGAGCTACATACGGGTGAGTATGCCGAAGCTGTGGGTGTCGAAGCTCAAGAGGCGGCGTTCAAAGCCTTGGCTGATGCGGTGACTTACGCCCGTAAAAAAGGCCTGATCGTGAACGCAGGCCACGGCCTGAATTATCACAACACGGAGCGGATTGCTGTGATTCCTGGTATCAACGAACTCAATATAGGCCACGCTATAATTGCCAGAGCGGTATTCTGTGGTCTAAAAGAGGCAGTCCGGGATATGGCTGCCATTCTTGACCGGGCCCGCGGCCAAGCTTGA
- the recO gene encoding DNA repair protein RecO, producing the protein MRGAQEQEPAYVIHRRPWRETSLVVDLFTLNHGRISLVARGASRSKSALKAQLQPFQPLLLGWVGRGDLKTLTQVDVRDGPALRSTVSLYSGLYLNELVQRVLPQADPHPILFAAYIETLALLAETSDVEPVLRKFEQSFAAALGYDFAWDLAMDTGQAVCATQTYCYNPEQGIVASVSAGVRLQNLPGNTLLALAGGDFETIASRRVAKRVMRVLTDYLLQGRPLNSRSLFNHQRGERHES; encoded by the coding sequence ATGAGAGGAGCTCAGGAGCAGGAGCCCGCTTATGTGATTCATCGCCGGCCTTGGCGAGAGACCAGCCTCGTGGTGGATCTATTCACCCTGAATCACGGCCGTATATCCCTGGTTGCCCGCGGTGCCAGCCGCAGTAAAAGTGCGTTGAAGGCACAGCTTCAGCCCTTTCAACCACTGTTGTTGGGCTGGGTGGGGCGCGGCGACCTGAAAACCCTGACCCAGGTAGATGTGCGCGATGGCCCGGCGCTGCGCAGCACCGTGTCCCTTTATAGCGGTTTGTACCTGAATGAGCTGGTACAACGGGTATTGCCGCAAGCAGATCCTCACCCCATACTTTTTGCTGCTTATATTGAAACCCTTGCCCTGCTTGCAGAAACGTCGGATGTAGAACCGGTGCTACGAAAGTTTGAGCAGTCGTTTGCGGCGGCTTTGGGTTACGATTTCGCCTGGGATCTGGCGATGGATACCGGCCAGGCGGTCTGTGCGACTCAGACTTATTGCTATAACCCCGAACAGGGCATCGTCGCCTCAGTTTCTGCCGGTGTGCGGTTGCAAAACCTTCCCGGGAACACGCTTTTAGCACTCGCCGGTGGCGATTTCGAAACCATCGCAAGTCGCCGGGTGGCAAAACGAGTTATGCGCGTACTCACAGATTACCTGTTGCAGGGGCGCCCATTGAACAGTCGCAGTCTTTTCAATCACCAAAGGGGAGAACGACATGAATCCTAG
- the era gene encoding GTPase Era — protein sequence MNDITRPDNPDSRCGFVAIVGRPNVGKSTLLNHILGQKLSITSRKPQTTRHKVLGIKTVDLVQAIYVDTPGMHEEEPRAMNRYMNKAATSALVDVDVVIFVVDQLAWTTADEMVLEKLSSLKCPVILTVNKVDRIEKRENLLPHLDMLSKKRDFAEIIPMSALKETNLKPLEDAVDRFLPESVHFYPDDQITDRSERFLASEMVREKITRQLGAELPYSVAVEIEEFKHDGKTLHISALILVEREGQKKIMIGDKGDRLRSIGQDARADMERMFDCKVMLRLWVKVKRGWADNDRALKSLGMNDF from the coding sequence ATGAATGATATTACTCGCCCGGACAACCCCGATAGTCGCTGCGGTTTCGTAGCAATTGTTGGCCGCCCAAACGTGGGCAAATCTACGCTGCTGAACCATATTCTTGGGCAGAAGCTGAGCATCACCTCCCGTAAACCGCAAACGACGCGCCACAAAGTTCTGGGAATTAAAACCGTGGATCTCGTGCAGGCAATTTATGTGGATACGCCGGGCATGCACGAAGAAGAGCCCAGGGCGATGAATCGATATATGAACAAAGCGGCTACCTCGGCGCTTGTTGATGTGGATGTGGTGATATTTGTGGTGGATCAGCTTGCCTGGACTACCGCGGATGAAATGGTTCTGGAAAAGCTTAGTAGCTTAAAGTGCCCGGTTATCTTGACAGTGAACAAAGTGGACCGGATTGAAAAGCGGGAAAACCTGTTGCCGCACCTCGACATGCTTTCCAAAAAGCGCGACTTTGCTGAAATTATTCCTATGTCGGCGTTGAAGGAAACCAACCTAAAGCCACTGGAAGACGCGGTTGATCGTTTTCTGCCTGAGAGCGTCCACTTTTACCCTGACGATCAGATAACGGATCGCAGCGAGCGCTTTCTGGCTTCGGAAATGGTGCGTGAAAAGATTACCCGCCAACTCGGCGCCGAGCTGCCTTACTCTGTTGCGGTAGAAATTGAAGAGTTCAAACACGACGGTAAGACGTTACACATATCGGCACTGATCCTTGTGGAACGCGAGGGCCAGAAAAAAATCATGATTGGCGATAAAGGCGATAGGTTGCGAAGCATCGGCCAAGATGCCAGGGCCGATATGGAACGCATGTTTGACTGTAAGGTTATGCTGCGGCTTTGGGTGAAGGTAAAACGCGGTTGGGCGGATAACGATCGTGCCCTGAAAAGTTTGGGTATGAACGACTTCTGA
- the rnc gene encoding ribonuclease III, whose protein sequence is MSSQPDLDHLQRRIGYQFRSPERLMLALTHRSFGNQNNERLEFLGDSIVNMVIAENLFLSFDKAREGHLSRLRARMVKGVTLAEIGREFELGSYMRLGSGELKSGGFRRESILADAVEAVIGAIYLDSDFYTCREQVLRWFEHRLEQLDLQDTQKDPKTRLQEYLQSRQFPLPIYDVISVDGEAHNQTFHVSCVLASLDRKTSGIGSSRRVAEQEAARSALKQLGVETP, encoded by the coding sequence GTGAGCTCACAGCCGGATCTGGATCATTTACAGCGACGTATTGGTTATCAGTTTAGGTCGCCGGAGCGCCTTATGTTGGCGCTTACGCATCGGAGTTTTGGCAACCAGAATAATGAGCGGTTGGAGTTTCTCGGCGACTCCATCGTTAACATGGTTATCGCAGAGAATCTGTTTTTGAGCTTCGATAAAGCTAGAGAAGGGCATTTGAGCCGTTTGCGGGCGCGAATGGTGAAGGGCGTCACTCTGGCTGAGATTGGCCGGGAGTTCGAACTGGGAAGCTATATGCGACTGGGTTCTGGCGAGCTGAAAAGCGGTGGTTTTCGTCGCGAGTCCATACTTGCCGATGCAGTAGAGGCCGTTATCGGTGCTATCTATCTCGACAGTGATTTTTACACGTGTCGGGAGCAGGTGTTGCGTTGGTTTGAGCACCGATTAGAACAGCTTGATCTTCAGGATACCCAGAAAGATCCCAAGACCCGTTTGCAGGAGTATCTGCAATCGCGGCAGTTCCCATTGCCCATATACGATGTTATTTCTGTCGATGGAGAAGCTCATAACCAAACATTTCATGTGTCCTGTGTGTTGGCGTCTTTGGATCGCAAAACCAGTGGCATAGGCAGCAGCCGCCGCGTAGCGGAGCAGGAGGCTGCCCGTAGCGCGCTGAAACAACTTGGCGTGGAGACACCCTAA
- a CDS encoding DUF4845 domain-containing protein: MKKNNLSAMNRQGGASALVILIMVLFFGSLLSLVIKVGPTYMDDLTIQEALESLDGTAGLSQMGPAQVRTLINKRLSVNNIRGFDAKDISVDKDGGLVLINVDYEVRNNLIRNLDTVVHFQHSYEMKGK; encoded by the coding sequence ATGAAGAAAAATAATCTCTCCGCCATGAATCGCCAAGGCGGTGCTTCCGCGCTTGTTATCCTAATCATGGTGCTGTTTTTCGGCAGTTTGCTCTCCCTAGTTATCAAAGTCGGGCCAACTTACATGGATGACCTTACGATTCAGGAGGCACTTGAGAGCTTGGACGGCACAGCGGGTTTGTCGCAAATGGGGCCGGCGCAAGTTCGGACGCTGATCAACAAGCGTCTGAGCGTTAATAATATCCGTGGTTTTGATGCCAAGGATATTTCCGTTGATAAAGACGGTGGGCTTGTGTTGATCAATGTGGACTATGAAGTGCGTAATAACCTCATCCGTAACCTGGATACTGTGGTGCATTTTCAACACAGTTATGAGATGAAGGGCAAGTGA
- the lepB gene encoding signal peptidase I, translating to MDIDFPLVLVVLTFVSGLIWLADILFFRKRRLAASPTNVANEEDEPKEPYLVDLSRSFFPVLAVVLVLRSFLVEPFQIPSGSMLPTLEVGDFILVNKYAYGLRLPVIGTKILDVGDPERGDVMVFRYPVDGETNYIKRVIGLPGDTVRYRDKKLFINDQIIESEFVVRLPPVEVRREDLGAIEHDIFHTMGRSGVAGEGEWQIPEGEYFMMGDNRDNSNDSRYWGTVPDELIVGKAFAIWMHWTSITSLPSFKRVGGIE from the coding sequence ATGGATATTGATTTTCCACTGGTTCTGGTTGTTCTGACCTTCGTGTCCGGACTGATCTGGCTGGCAGACATACTGTTTTTTCGTAAGCGTCGCCTTGCTGCGTCCCCAACGAACGTTGCAAATGAGGAAGACGAGCCCAAAGAACCCTATCTGGTCGATCTCAGCCGCTCGTTTTTCCCGGTACTGGCGGTCGTGTTGGTACTCCGATCGTTTCTGGTGGAGCCCTTCCAGATACCCTCTGGCTCCATGCTGCCGACGCTTGAAGTGGGTGATTTCATTCTGGTTAACAAGTATGCCTATGGCCTACGCTTGCCGGTTATCGGAACCAAGATTCTGGATGTTGGGGATCCCGAACGGGGTGATGTGATGGTATTCCGTTACCCAGTAGACGGCGAAACCAACTACATCAAGCGCGTGATAGGCCTTCCAGGTGATACAGTGCGTTATCGTGACAAGAAGCTTTTTATAAACGATCAGATAATTGAGAGTGAGTTTGTTGTGCGCTTGCCGCCGGTGGAAGTGCGCAGGGAAGATCTGGGTGCGATAGAGCACGATATTTTCCACACGATGGGGCGCTCGGGTGTTGCTGGAGAGGGTGAATGGCAGATCCCCGAAGGCGAGTATTTCATGATGGGTGATAACCGTGATAACAGTAACGACAGCCGTTACTGGGGCACGGTTCCGGATGAGTTGATTGTGGGCAAGGCCTTTGCAATCTGGATGCACTGGACGTCTATCACCAGTTTGCCATCCTTCAAGCGTGTTGGCGGTATTGAGTAA
- the lepA gene encoding translation elongation factor 4, which yields MTELSRIRNFSIIAHIDHGKSTLADRFIQVCGGLTKREMAEQVLDSMDLERERGITIKAQCVTLNYTARDGQEYKLNFIDTPGHVDFSYEVSRSLYACEGALLVVDAGQGVEAQSVANCYTAIEQGLEVVPVLNKMDLPQAEPERVAAEIEDIIGIDASNAVRCSAKSGMGVEDVLEDLIQKIPPPQGDRAAPLQALIIDSWFDNYLGVVSLVRVTQGILKKGDKIVIKSTGKAWNADKVGIFNPKPYDTNILEAGDVGFVVAGIKDIHGSPVGDTIVHHKFAADTPILPGFKKIQPQVYAGLFPVSADDYNDFRDALEKLTLNDASLFYEPESSDALGFGFRCGFLGMLHMEIIQERLEREYDINLITTAPTVIYEVLNHQGVTLSVDSPSKLPDMGSIEEMREPIVEANILVPQEHLGNVIALCEEKRGVQKHMHFTTNQVQLTYEIPMAEVVLDFFDRIKSASRGFASLDYHFIRFQQANLVRLDVLINGERVDALALIVHKEQANYKGRQLVEKMKELIPRQMFDIAIQAAIGNQIVSRVSVKALRKNVTAKCYGGDISRKKKLLQKQKAGKKRMKQLGNVEVPQEAFLAVLKIDN from the coding sequence GTGACTGAACTGAGCCGAATCCGTAACTTCTCCATTATCGCCCACATTGACCACGGCAAATCCACCCTTGCAGACCGTTTTATCCAGGTTTGCGGAGGTCTGACCAAACGGGAGATGGCCGAACAGGTGCTGGACTCCATGGACCTGGAGCGAGAGCGGGGCATCACCATTAAGGCCCAGTGCGTCACGCTGAATTACACAGCGCGGGACGGCCAAGAATACAAGTTGAACTTCATCGACACGCCAGGTCACGTGGATTTCTCCTATGAGGTGTCACGGTCTCTGTACGCATGTGAAGGCGCGCTACTGGTTGTAGATGCCGGCCAGGGGGTGGAAGCCCAGTCGGTTGCCAACTGCTACACCGCCATCGAGCAGGGCTTGGAAGTTGTGCCGGTTCTGAACAAGATGGACCTGCCCCAAGCTGAGCCAGAGCGGGTCGCCGCAGAAATAGAAGACATTATCGGTATTGATGCCTCGAACGCAGTACGTTGCTCGGCCAAGAGCGGCATGGGTGTTGAAGACGTTCTGGAAGACCTTATTCAGAAAATACCGCCACCTCAGGGTGATCGTGCGGCTCCGTTGCAGGCGCTGATCATCGATTCCTGGTTCGATAACTATCTGGGTGTTGTCTCTCTTGTCCGGGTTACCCAGGGCATTTTGAAAAAAGGCGACAAGATCGTTATAAAATCCACGGGCAAGGCGTGGAATGCGGATAAAGTAGGGATTTTTAACCCTAAACCTTACGATACCAACATATTGGAGGCCGGCGACGTAGGTTTTGTTGTTGCTGGTATCAAGGATATACACGGTTCGCCTGTGGGTGACACCATTGTGCATCACAAGTTTGCCGCAGACACGCCGATATTGCCGGGGTTCAAGAAGATTCAGCCGCAGGTTTATGCCGGCCTGTTCCCGGTAAGCGCTGACGACTACAACGATTTCCGCGACGCGCTGGAAAAACTCACACTGAACGACGCCTCACTGTTTTATGAACCTGAAAGCTCCGACGCTCTGGGCTTTGGATTTCGCTGTGGTTTCTTGGGCATGCTGCACATGGAGATCATTCAGGAGCGGCTGGAGCGTGAATACGATATTAATCTGATTACCACCGCGCCCACGGTTATATACGAAGTGCTGAACCACCAGGGCGTGACGCTGTCGGTAGACAGCCCCTCAAAATTGCCGGATATGGGCTCGATTGAGGAAATGCGTGAGCCCATCGTGGAAGCGAACATTCTGGTGCCCCAAGAGCACCTAGGTAACGTGATTGCCCTGTGTGAAGAAAAGCGCGGGGTTCAGAAGCATATGCACTTTACGACCAACCAGGTGCAGTTGACCTATGAGATTCCGATGGCAGAGGTGGTGCTCGATTTCTTTGATCGTATCAAATCGGCCAGCCGCGGATTTGCCTCACTGGACTACCACTTCATACGTTTCCAGCAGGCGAACCTTGTGCGTCTTGATGTGCTCATAAACGGCGAGCGCGTAGATGCTCTGGCCCTGATCGTTCATAAAGAACAGGCGAACTACAAGGGCCGTCAGCTCGTTGAAAAAATGAAAGAGCTGATTCCTCGGCAGATGTTTGATATCGCAATTCAGGCCGCCATTGGTAACCAGATTGTGTCGAGAGTCAGTGTGAAAGCACTGCGCAAAAACGTAACCGCAAAATGTTATGGCGGTGATATCAGCCGCAAGAAAAAGCTGCTCCAGAAGCAGAAGGCAGGCAAAAAACGTATGAAGCAGCTGGGTAATGTTGAGGTGCCTCAGGAAGCGTTCCTTGCCGTATTGAAAATCGATAATTAA